TGCTGAATTTGGTCACGTCTGGCCTGTCTAACGCCGAAATAGGCCAGCATCTCCACCTCAGTCCTCGAACTGTGGAAAAGCACGTCAGCAGCTTGCTCAAAAAAACAGATACCACCAAGCGAGCCGAACTATTACGTTTTGCCCTAAAGCATCATCTTGTAAACTTCTGAGTTATTAAGGCATAGATAATAGGGAATTGAGCAGTGGGTTCCGGAATCCGAAATTCCCAAATTCCTCATTCCCTATTACCCATTTCCTATTCGCGATTCCTCATTCCTAACTTTCTGTAGCAGCCCTTCACAAGCGTCCGTTAGTAAATCTATGACGTGGTTAAATCCTTCCGGTCCCCCGTAGTAAGGGTCTGGCACTTCCTTTGCAGTATGGCGCGTGCAAAATTCACACATCAGGCGCACATTGTCGCGATACTTACCAGTTGGATCTAGGGATAAAATATCTCGGTAGTTTGCCTTGTCCATAGCTAAAATCAGGTCAAACTCCTCAAAGTCTGCCTTATTAAACTGTCGCGCTCGCCCTTGGAGCGCAATCCCTCGACTCATTGCTGCGGCTGCCATACGGCTATCTGGGGAACAACCCATGTGATATCCAGCAGTCCCCGCTGAATCGCAGATAATACTTGAGCCTAAGTTCACTTGCTCAATTAAATGGTTCATAATGTTCTCTGCCGCAGGCGAACGGCAGATATTACCAAGGCAGACGAAGAGTAACTTGTAAGGCATAGGTAATTTCAATTTTGTAACACCCGGAGTGCGCGTTTAAGCGCAACAGGGTTGAAGAGGAGCCAGCCGCGATCGCTAAGTATATCTACCACTATTTGTATGCAGTGTCAAACTGCATTCGGATTAATTGTGACTATAGAATTTAAACTTTCTATACATCATCATCCGTCGCGCCTGGCTGTCCAATGCCCATAGTCCACAGTCCATATAAGATTGAGCTTTGTAGGTTACATAGATTACAAAATGTTCAAGCCCCGCCGTAGAGCTTACCAAAAACGCAGCCGACCGTTCCAGCCTCTACTCATACTCTTAGCCATACCCCTGATCTTGATTGTTCTGGAACTGCTCACACGCACGATCGTGGGTGCTACGGGCAAAAGGGATGAACTGACAAGTTATGAAGGCGATACCCCAATTGTCAACGCCTACCGCCTCAAGTTTCTAGATCAAGCGGGGAAACCCTACGACCTTCTGCCCAATTATGGGAGCTTGATCGCCAAACGGCGTTTATCAACGAGCTACAAATTAGCAGAAAACCAGAAAAACGAATACTGGCAGATTAACGAGCAGGGTTTTCGGGACTTGAAGGCGGTTCCCGAAGCGAAACCAAAGGATGAAATTCGGGTTTTTGTTGTAGGCGGATCGACAGCTTTTGGCCAAATGAGTTTGAATAACCAAACCACATTTGCCGCTAAATTAGAGAACTTGCTCAATCAAAGGGTGGCGCAGCAGAAAGCAGTTCCACAGAGCTTTCGCCCAGATCCGCTGCCTGTATACAGACCAGAAAGGTTGCAAGCCCTCACCCTACCGATACCGATTCGCGACGGTAAATATCGTGTTATCAATGCTGCCGTACCGGGGTATGCATCTGGTAACGAGCTGGCTCAGTTAGCTCTCAAGATATGGGCGTACTCTCCCGATGTTATTGTGGCTTTGGATGGTTATGCCGACTTAATGCTGCCTAGTTCGCAACAGGAAGTTAATATTCCGCATCTAGATACCTTTGCGAACAACGCGCCTCATCATTACTGGGTATATCTGAAGCAGAAGATGCAGGAGTGGGTTAATCAAGCTTATTTAGTTAAAGCAACGAATTACTGGTTATTGCGCCCCGAACAGCCTGTAACCCGTCTGAGTTTGGCGGTGACTGACCAGGAAACACCTTTAGTTAAAAGGTTGGCAGACAACCCAACTGAGCTAAAAAGTCGCACTGAGCGCTATAAGAATAATATTTTGCAGATGGCTCGACTGGCGGCACCCGCTCAGATTCCTTTGATTGTCGCGCTTCAGCCAGAGATTACTGCTAAGAGTAAGCGATCGCCAACAGAGGAAAAGCTCGTCAAAGATGAATTAGGTTCGACCTACACCCAACGGGTGCAGGCCGGATATGCAGAATTGGCGAAAGCTACACAGCAGGTGCAGCAAGCGTTCCCCACAAATGTGCGATCGCTAAACCTCTACAAGCTTTACGAGAATTTCCCCTCTCAGGCTTTTCACGACGCCGTTCACCTTACAGATGAAGCCAATACCGTACTTGCCGACCGCCTGTATAAGGCTATTTTGGACTTGCCGCAACTACAGCCGCCTCCACCAAAGCCTCTAAGATAACGAAAAAGTAAAAATCTTTCCCAGGCTATGCCTGGGAAAAATAGCAAAAGAAATAATTTTTCCTTTCTTTTGACTTTTGCTTTTATCCGAGTCCAGCAATATTAAGTCCGCCTGTAAGCTCTTCCATACGTTCCCGCATGGTAGCTGTGGACTTATCGTAGGCATCCATCATTGCGTCTGTTACCAGTTCCGAAAGCGCTTCCGCTCCTTGGCTGTAAGCGTCTTGGGAAATTACTACACGCCGAGGTTCCTGGTTACCGCTAAGAACAACCTTCACCAAGCCGCTTTCGTCCTGACCTTCAATCTCCATTTGCTCCAATTCTTCTTGGAGCCGTTTAGCACCTTCTTGAACCTGCTGTGCTTTTTTGAAAGCTTCGGCCAGCTCTTTCATTTTTCCGAGACCGAAGCCGCCAAATCCTTGTCCTTTGGTCATAGCGATTCCCGCTGTATTAGTAGTTGAATGTGTTCGTCAATCTCGATCTTAGTATCCCTAGCGAAGAGAAGATTAATTTCCCTATGCCAAAGCCAACCTGAAGACAGTCTAAGTCTGGGCTAGCCTGGCTGAAAATCACCTAAGATTCTTACTTCTGGCTCTAAGGAGAGAGACCAATGCTGTTCTACTTGCTGCTGAACGTAGCGGATGAGCTGAAAGATATCATTTGCTTTTGCGCCGCCGCAGTTGAGAATAAAGTTTGCATGGCGCTGAGCTACTTGAGCGCCACCAATTTGGTAGCCTTTAAGCCCTGTTTGTTCAATTAGCCAAGCTGCTTTGTGGGAGTCGGGATTGCGGAAGACGCTGCCACAAGAAGGTAAGTGGTAGGGTTGTGTTGTCTGCCGTTTTTCTAAATGTTTTTGGGTAGTTGCCATAACCAAGGCTGGATCTGCACCTGGTTGTAGCTGGAAGGTAGCTTGTGTTACTAGCCTCTTGTCCCCTTGCAGAATTGAGGTGCGGTAGGCATACCCCAACTCTTGAGGGCTAAGAATCTCAACGTTACCGTTTTGTGATAACAAATGGGTGTTGACAAGAATTGAGGCAGTATCGCTTAGGTGAGCGCCTGCGTTCATTACCACTGCGCCGCCGACTGTACCTGGGATGCCAACTGCCCACTCCAATCCTTGCCAGCCTAGTTTAGCTGCTTGCCAAGCTAAGCGGACAAGGGGTTCGCCAGCGCCCGCAGTCACTTGACCTGTTTCGGCATCGAAATGAGTGTGGCGGAGATGGCGAGTACCGACGACTAAACCGGGAAGACCGTTGTCGCTTACTAGGAGATTTGAACCTGCTCCCAATAAGGTGATGGGTAACGATTGAGAATGTGCCCATTCAAAACTTGCGGCTAAGTCTTCGAGGCGTTGAGGAGCTACATACCATTCTGCTGGGCCGCCAACTCTATAGGAGGTCAAGCTGCCCAAAGAAACTTGCGATCGCACTAGACAATTTGTTCCTGGTAAGTAAATACGTGACTGTTTCACGGATTCTTGCCCGGATGTTGAAGCGTCCACAGTACTGGGGGGATTATAGGAAAGAGTCATAAAGATTCACGCGCTTGAATGCCTAAAGGCCTACGCAACAAAACGAGGTTTGAATTTTGAGCAAAGGTAATAAATTATTAACTCCTCGCTCCTAACCATGCAGGGTTTCCCTGCTTTACTTCTCTTGACTCGTTTGATGTGAGGCCATAACTGAGGGAATAATCTGATTGAGGTTTCCTGCTCCCAAGAACAGGGCTAAGTCGCCTGGACGAAGGATTTCTGTTAGACACTTACCCACTGCCTGGAGAGATGGTTGGTAATGAACTTTGGGATGGTGCAGTCCAATTAGTTCTGCAACCCGTTCACCAGTAATTTCCCCTAAATTTGGTTCTCCCGCACTGTAAATATCACTGAGAACAACAATGTCGGCATCGTTAAAAGATTCAGCAAATTCTCGTAGAAAGGTAAGAGTCCGACTGTAACGGTGGGGCTGGAAAATGGCAACGAGCCGTCGCGGTTCTTGAACTTGCAACCGTGCAGCGGCTAGCGTGGCGCGGATTTCGCTGGGGTGGTGAGCGTAGTCATCCACGAATAAAATGCCATTGCTCTCGCCCTTAAGTTCAAATCGTCTCCTAGCTCCCTCGAAGGTGGCGATAGAAGATGCGATCGCTTCAAAGTCCACATTCAATATGCGTCCTACAGCTACTGCCGCCAGCGCATTGCTGAGATTATGTTTGCCCAGCAACTTCAACTTCAGTTTCCCAAGGATCTTTCCTCTTTCCCAAACCCTTGCCTCTGTTCCAAACGGCCCATAATTTACTTCATCTACTGTGTAATCAGCTCCCGTATCCCTTTGGAGGCTATAGCTGATTGTGGGTTTGAGTCTATCTCTGACTACACTGCAATCAATGCACCCCACCACAGTCTTACAGCGCAGCGCGAATATATTAAAGGTGTTAATCACCTGCTCTAGGCTCGCGTAGTGGTCTGGATGATCCAGCTCAATGTTCGTCACCACACCAATAGCGGCTGAAAGTTTAACTAAAGAACCATCTGATTCATCTGCTTCGGCAACTAGATAGGGGCTTTGTCCTAACCTCGCGTTGCCTCCCCAGGCATTCACTTCACCACCGACTACAATTGTCGGGTCTAAACCAGCGTTTAGCAGCATATACCCAATCATGCTGCTGGTTGTGGTTTTACCGTGAGTGCCTGCTACTGCAATACTCTGATAATCCTCAATCAAAGCCGCCAATAAATCAGAGCGATGAAAAATAGGACATCCCCTGTCCAGCGCCGCTTTATACTCGGCATTTGCTGTATTGATTGCTGTTGAACAAATTACCTGCGGTAGCAGTCCTACATTAGGGGAAGCAGAGGCGGCGCGATCGCGGACATACTTTGCATGCACCGTCTGTGCTTCCTCAAGGGGCGATTCCTGAGAATTACTCGTCCCTATCGCTGCTGCTGGTAAGGCTTCCCAAATTTTGTTTGTGGTCGGTTGAAAAAATTCTAAGTTTGTGGCCTCTTGACCTCCAAAAATATGAGCACCGACCGATTGCAAGCGCTGGGTAATATGACTTGAATGAATATCTGACCCAGATACTGGCAGATCCCGCTTTGCTAGAACGTAGGCCAAGGCTGACATTCCAATTCCACCAATGCCGATGAAATGAAATGGCCTCCCGCTAAAATCAACATTATTCGGCATCTTAGCTCCTTACACACCACACCGCACCAAACTGCACCGTTAACACGCGCTAATCATATCAAGAATTGTTTTTTCCCGATACATCCCTGACGATATTTACAGTACCAACGCTTGCGCGATCGCTGTATTTTGCTGGGTTTGCTTCAGTTGTAGTTTAATCCCTTCTTCACCCAGTTGCTTCTCCCCCCGGACTGGTTTTATCTTTTATCGCTAAAATTTATTGTTATTCCGGAGAATTCTGGGTAAAACTCCCACTAGGTCTTCGATCAGGCCATTACTCGTTTTTCTCTTTAACTCACAATTGTGTCCACCAGCAACAAACTACGCACCTGTTGATGGTTCTGCCGCCAAACGTCTACTGTCCACCTCAGCTAAGATCGATATACAACTTCTCAACTGTGGCCTCCGGACATAGCAGACACAATTACAATAGCCATCTGAGAATTACATAAGTTCTCAAACTGGATGGCAACTAAAGCTAATTAATATTGCAAAATACGATTAAATTGCGCTTTTTTCAAGTTGAAAACTATCACTTATGAATAAATAATTTAATACACTCTTTGTATATTTATGTAATTCTTTATTGCAACCTGTAAAAGTATTTTAGTTGTAAAAAACAGGTTAAAATAGCGTTTTTATATTTACTTAGCATAAAGCTTACAGTAAGCTTTATGCTAGAACTTCGATGAATTAAATTGATGATGAGTTTTCGGGAATGAATTAATGTAATACTGCTTTATATTGTGAAATAGAAAAATAAGTGTTTTAAGTAAATATGCTTGGGTAAGCTTCTCTATTTTTCTGTAGTTAATTGTATATTTGATATAATATTATAAATCAAATCAAAATAGTTGTTAATCTTATTTGATTAGAGCCAGTTTTTTAAATATTTAAATATTTAAATATTTATTAATAAATAAAAAAGTTTTTTATTTATAGACGACTCTTAATTTAATACCGTTTGTAGGCCGTACCAAGCAGCATTACAAACCAGAGGCAGCGGGGTTAAATAAAGAAATGCTATCTTCAAAATTAATCGTTATAAACTATTTTACAATTTATGAGCCTTTGCTTCATATATACCCAGATGATATGTAGGCGTGGGGATCTGACACGGGCAGCCCCAAACATATATGCTTGGGATATCTTTGATATTTATTCTACTAC
The sequence above is a segment of the Microcoleus sp. FACHB-831 genome. Coding sequences within it:
- a CDS encoding low molecular weight protein-tyrosine-phosphatase; its protein translation is MPYKLLFVCLGNICRSPAAENIMNHLIEQVNLGSSIICDSAGTAGYHMGCSPDSRMAAAAMSRGIALQGRARQFNKADFEEFDLILAMDKANYRDILSLDPTGKYRDNVRLMCEFCTRHTAKEVPDPYYGGPEGFNHVIDLLTDACEGLLQKVRNEESRIGNG
- a CDS encoding SGNH/GDSL hydrolase family protein → MFKPRRRAYQKRSRPFQPLLILLAIPLILIVLELLTRTIVGATGKRDELTSYEGDTPIVNAYRLKFLDQAGKPYDLLPNYGSLIAKRRLSTSYKLAENQKNEYWQINEQGFRDLKAVPEAKPKDEIRVFVVGGSTAFGQMSLNNQTTFAAKLENLLNQRVAQQKAVPQSFRPDPLPVYRPERLQALTLPIPIRDGKYRVINAAVPGYASGNELAQLALKIWAYSPDVIVALDGYADLMLPSSQQEVNIPHLDTFANNAPHHYWVYLKQKMQEWVNQAYLVKATNYWLLRPEQPVTRLSLAVTDQETPLVKRLADNPTELKSRTERYKNNILQMARLAAPAQIPLIVALQPEITAKSKRSPTEEKLVKDELGSTYTQRVQAGYAELAKATQQVQQAFPTNVRSLNLYKLYENFPSQAFHDAVHLTDEANTVLADRLYKAILDLPQLQPPPPKPLR
- a CDS encoding YbaB/EbfC family nucleoid-associated protein, with protein sequence MTKGQGFGGFGLGKMKELAEAFKKAQQVQEGAKRLQEELEQMEIEGQDESGLVKVVLSGNQEPRRVVISQDAYSQGAEALSELVTDAMMDAYDKSTATMRERMEELTGGLNIAGLG
- the murB gene encoding UDP-N-acetylmuramate dehydrogenase, with the translated sequence MTLSYNPPSTVDASTSGQESVKQSRIYLPGTNCLVRSQVSLGSLTSYRVGGPAEWYVAPQRLEDLAASFEWAHSQSLPITLLGAGSNLLVSDNGLPGLVVGTRHLRHTHFDAETGQVTAGAGEPLVRLAWQAAKLGWQGLEWAVGIPGTVGGAVVMNAGAHLSDTASILVNTHLLSQNGNVEILSPQELGYAYRTSILQGDKRLVTQATFQLQPGADPALVMATTQKHLEKRQTTQPYHLPSCGSVFRNPDSHKAAWLIEQTGLKGYQIGGAQVAQRHANFILNCGGAKANDIFQLIRYVQQQVEQHWSLSLEPEVRILGDFQPG
- the murC gene encoding UDP-N-acetylmuramate--L-alanine ligase; the encoded protein is MPNNVDFSGRPFHFIGIGGIGMSALAYVLAKRDLPVSGSDIHSSHITQRLQSVGAHIFGGQEATNLEFFQPTTNKIWEALPAAAIGTSNSQESPLEEAQTVHAKYVRDRAASASPNVGLLPQVICSTAINTANAEYKAALDRGCPIFHRSDLLAALIEDYQSIAVAGTHGKTTTSSMIGYMLLNAGLDPTIVVGGEVNAWGGNARLGQSPYLVAEADESDGSLVKLSAAIGVVTNIELDHPDHYASLEQVINTFNIFALRCKTVVGCIDCSVVRDRLKPTISYSLQRDTGADYTVDEVNYGPFGTEARVWERGKILGKLKLKLLGKHNLSNALAAVAVGRILNVDFEAIASSIATFEGARRRFELKGESNGILFVDDYAHHPSEIRATLAAARLQVQEPRRLVAIFQPHRYSRTLTFLREFAESFNDADIVVLSDIYSAGEPNLGEITGERVAELIGLHHPKVHYQPSLQAVGKCLTEILRPGDLALFLGAGNLNQIIPSVMASHQTSQEK